A DNA window from Camelina sativa cultivar DH55 chromosome 17, Cs, whole genome shotgun sequence contains the following coding sequences:
- the LOC104759533 gene encoding uncharacterized protein LOC104759533 produces MWNSRSREWMYNRIDPRINNISREYSAGVDEFIEFACSQLPMAKRGKGKIPCPCIICQNEKSLKAEIVSTHLHGRGFMPHYFVWSEHGEDYDVTGAGTSSHYDTADYASGSQSVEHDIGNVYAGMVNDAFQGSTTFNATDGSGYYVQEEPTHEAKKFYDMLDAANTPIYEGCREGQSKLSLASRFMNLKVDHNMSESCVDGWAELFREYLPEDNQATGSYYETESLMRKLGLPYYTYDVCIDNCMLYWKADENLEHCKFCAKPRYKTSDGRTRIPFSRMWYLPIGDRLKRLYQSQKTAAAMRWHAEHESQDGVMCHPSDAAEWKNFQKLHPSFAEEKRNVYLGLCTDGFNPFGMSKNHSLWPVIITPYNLPPDMCMRSEYLFLTILNSGPNHPRAGIDVFLQPLIEELKELWSNGVEAYDISLDQNFNLRAALLWTISDFPAYGMLSGWTTHGRISCPICMDDTKAFQLPAGRKTCWFDCHRRFLPAGHPLRKNKKDFLKGKHALNDNPPQSLTGEQVLYERIRHVRPPKTSEVGGNGHEVKVDGYGTWHNWHKESILWELSYWPDLTLRHNLDMMHIEKNVHDNIMYTVMNVKDRSKDNVRSRVDIARFCDRPKLHVDDRGKAPFPIWRLTAKAKQCLLEWVKTMLDSLTDM; encoded by the coding sequence atgtggaattCTAGATCAAGAGAGTGGATGTACAACCGGATTGATCCAAGGATAAACAATATCTCGAGAGAATATTCGGCGGGTGTTGATGAGTTTATCGAATTTGCTTGTTCTCAGCTGCCAATGGCCAAAAGAGGTAAAGGTAAAATCCCGTGCCCTTGCATAATTTGTCAGAACGAGAAGTCTTTGAAAGCAGAAATTGTTTCGACGCATCTGCATGGTAGAGGATTTATGCcacattattttgtttggtctgAACATGGTGAAGATTATGATGTTACTGGGGCAGGAACAAGTAGTCATTATGATACTGCAGATTATGCTAGCGGTAGTCAATCAGTAGAGCATGATATAGGGAATGTATATGCTgggatggtgaatgatgcatttcaggGTTCGACGACATTTAATGCAACTGATGGAAGTGGATATTATGTTCAGGAAGAACCGACTCATGAGGCAAAAAAGTTTTATGATATGTTAGATGCTGCGAATACTCCTATTTATGAAGGCTGTCGTGAAGGTCAATCGAAATTATCATTGGCTTCTCGATTCATGAATTTGAAAGTAGACCATAACATGTCTGAAAGTTGCGTGGATGGATGGGCTGAGTTGTTCAGGGAGTATTTACCAGAGGATAATCAAGCAACTGGTTCATATTACGAGACAGAATCTTTGATGCGAAAGTTAGGTTTGCCGTACTATACATATGATGTATGTATAGACAATTGTATGCTGTATTGGAAAGCAGACGAGAATTTGGAGCATTGTAAGTTCTGTGCAAAACCAAGATACAAGACTAGTGATGGACGAACTAGAATACCATTCAGCCGTATGTGGTATTTACCTATTGGTGACAGATTGAAGAGGCTGTATCAATCACAGAAAACTGCAGCAGCGATGAGATGGCATGCTGAGCATGAGTCACAAGATGGAGTAATGTGCCATCCATCTGATGCAGCAGAGTGGAAGAATTTCCAAAAGCTGCATCCTTCAtttgcagaagaaaagagaaacgtTTATCTTGGATTATGTACAGACGGATTTAATCCTTTTGGGATGTCGAAAAATCATTCGCTGTGGCCCGTCATCATCACACCATACAACTTGCCTCCAGACATGTGCATGAGAAGTGAGTATCTGTTTCTTACGATACTAAATTCTGGACCAAATCATCCGCGAGCAGGTATTGATGTTTTTCTCCAACCACTAATCGAGGAGTTAAAGGAATTGTGGAGTAATGGAGTGGAAGCGTATGACATTTCATTAGATCAGAATTTTAACCTTAGAGCTGCTCTTTTATGGACAATCAGTGATTTTCCTGCATATGGTATGTTGTCGGGATGGACTACACATGGAAGAATATCGTGTCCGATTTGCATGGATGATACAAAGGCATTTCAGTTGCCGGCTGGTAgaaagacatgttggtttgactGCCATAGAAGATTTCTTCCTGCAGGGCATCCActacgaaaaaataaaaaagatttcctGAAAGGTAAGCATGCTTTAAACGACAATCCACCTCAATCTTTGACTGGTGAGCAAGTTCTGTATGAGCGTATACGGCATGTGCGACCTCCTAAAACTTCTGAAGTTggtggaaatggtcatgaagtcAAGGTTGACGGCTATGGTACATGGCATAATTGGCATAAGGAAAGTATACTTTGGGAGTTATCATATTGGCCGGATTTGACGCTACGACACAATCTTGACATGATGCATATCGAGAAGAATGTCCATGATAACATCATGTATACTGTTATGAATGTTAAAGATAGATCAAAAGACAATGTGAGGTCAAGAGTAGATATTGCACGATTTTGTGATCGGCCCAAATTGCATGTGGATGATCGAGGAAAAGCTCCATTTCCTATTTGGAGATTGACGGCCAAAGCGAAACAATGTTTACTAGAATGGGTGAAAACGATGTTAGATTCCCTGACGGATATGTAG